Genomic window (Spirosoma sp. KCTC 42546):
ATCCCCATTTGTCGAGTCGATCCCGGTTGAGGGTAACCTGGTTATCTTCGTAGGGTAAACACTCCGCGAACCCCATAATGCCCATGTTCCATGGACCGGGCTGAGTGGCTTGTTCCTTTAAATCGGCGCCAAAGTTGGACGCGCCCCCGGCCGCTTCAGCAATGAGCCGTTGCCAGCCCGACCGGGATGCACCACCCTGATAACCAAAGCCACGCAGATACTCCCGCTTATCGGTGCCGATATTTCGATAACGGGGAATGTAAATGCCATTAGCCCGGCGACCATAGTAATATTTGTCGTCGAATCCCAGCCCATCGGCCTGTGCATTAGCCCCCGCCTGAAAATGGTGGTCCATGATGTATTTGCCCAATGTACCGCTATCGTTGCCAAATCCGTTTGGGAAACGACTGGACACGGAATTGAGCAAAATAAAATTCGTGGCCATCGCCGACGCATTCAGGAAGATAATCCGGGCGTAATACTCCGTCGTTTGATGCGTCCTGGCATCAATCACCCGAACGCCCAGGGCTCGTTGGCTCTTCTCATCGTACAAAACCTCCGAGACAATACTATCGGGCCGGACGGTGAGTCGGTTGGTTTGGCGCGCGGCTGGCAACGTAGCGGATAACGTACTGAAATAGCCGCCGTACGGACAGCCCTGGGCGCATTTATTTCGGTATTGACACGGGGCTCTCCCCACGGATGTATGCACCGGGTTAGCCTTCGACAGATTTGCCGTTCGGCCTATGGTGAGTACGCGGTTCATCTTGGTTTTCAATCGCTCGCGAACATGTTGCTCCACACAATTCAACTCCATGGGCGGTAGAAATTCACCGTCGGGTAACTGCGAAAGCCCTTCTTTATTGCCCGAAATTCCCGCAAAACGCTCCACGTAACTGTACCAGGGAGCCAGGTCTTTATAGCGTATCGGCCAGTCTGTGCCGAAGCCATCACGGGCGTTGGATTCAAAATCCATCTCGCTGAACCGGTAGCTCTGCCGCCCCCACATAATTGATTTACCGCCCAGAATGTCAGGGCGATACCAGGCAAACGGGTGAATTTCCTTGTAAGGCGCGTTCCGATCGTCGAATGAAAAATCGCCGTTTTGTTCGTTGTACGGGCGGACACGAAAATCAGGTTCCTGTTTGTCCGTAGGCAAAAGGTTACGTCCCCGATGAGCAAACTCCCAGGGGTCTTTCAAAGCAGTCGTGTAACCCGTTACGTGCTGAAGATCACGGCCCCGTTCGAGCATCAGCACGCGGAGCCCTTTTTGGGTGAGTTCTTTAGCCGCCCAGCCACCACTAACGCCCGACCCCACGACAATGGCATCGAATGTATTAGTCGCCTGTGCTTTTACATTTAGGTTCATAAGGGTAAGGGGCAGGGATTGCCGGTTTCAATCCGTCGAATGAGTAGTCAGTGAAGGCCGGTTCTTCAAGCCGACTCCACAAAAAAGGCTTAATAAAGTCGATTATACCTATCTGGAAAAGCAAGGAAAATTTGAACGTAGCACACGGGCGGAATCAGACGATTGGCCTACTCTCCAGAGCAGATTCCTGTACTCAACGGCCTTGCAAAAAACTATGCCATCTCTGATGACTGGTTTAGCTCCATGCCAAGTGGTACTACAGTGAACAGAGCTTTGGTCATGTCATCTTGGGGTTTCTTTTTTCACATGGTCGTATCTACGTCCCCCGTCATCGTTACGGACGGATCCGATTGCGGTCCCCTCGCTTTGGCAGATAGATACCCCCATAGACTAAATCCCTAGTAGTGGTAGCAAGGAGTCGGAGTAGCGACAAACTAAGAAGGTTTGTTGATCCACTGTTTAAAGATGAAAAAATAGGTACGTAAGGCGAAAAACGGGATGAGCTATTTACGCTACTTCTTGGCCGAGAAAAAGATTTTTTTCACCACAACCACAAGTTTCTCAATGATAAACCCTATTACAAGTCCGGCAGCTCCACAAGCCAGGGCCTTGGCAAACCAGGCTACTACCGGCATTGGAGACAAGCCCTGTTCTAAATCGTGCAGTACATGAGCGGTAAACGGTATGCCATGTGCAATGATTTCGGCCCCTACCCAAAGCATGGCTGCCGTACCGACATAACCCAGCCAACTCAAGAAATGAGGCATAAATTTTACAATACCTCGACCTATTTTTTGAGTAGCAGGAGGATATTTATTACCAGCCAAGTGTAGCCCCATATCATCGGCTTTAACGAGCAAGCCAACAAACCCATAGACGGCCACCGTAATAAAAACAGCCACCGCCAGCATTACTATAATCTGGTTTAGGATCGCCTGGTCGGTTACTTGGCTATAAGCAATGGCCATAATTTCGGCCGACAATATAATATCCGTGCGAACTGCACTACCAACTCGTTCCTTCTCTAATTCCTCAGGGGTAATCTTTTCTACCAGTTCTCGTTCAGTGTCCTTTTCGTGGTGGCTAAATAGAGAATGAACCTTTTCGTAGCCTTCATAACATAAATAAGCACCACCTACCATTAAAATAGGCGTAATAGCCCAAGGAGCAAAGTAGCCAAGCAACAAGGCTGCCGGACTTAATATCAGGAGTTTATTGATCAGCGATTTTTTGGCAATCTGGTAAATAATAGCCAGCTCCCGGGATGGATCGAGCCCTACCACATACTTGGGCGTAACGGCCGTATCATCAATGACAATGCCCGACACTTTTCCGGTCGTTTTAGCTACTTGAGCAGGCACATCATCTAAACTGGCGGCACTTGCTTTTACTAAGGCCGAGATATCATCTAATAAAGCAAAGAGTCCTGAAGGCATCGTCAAAAAGTTGGCTACTACTACGGGAGAGGGTACATTTATAAAAACCTACATTTTTCAGGGTCTCGCCCCTTAGATGATGCCGTTAGAGCAAGATCGGTTTGCCCTCCGATTGCTGGAGCGGTGCGATTATTTACATGAAAATTGCTGTGTCTACCCTTTATAGCAGTCTTTGAGATAGTTTAACTGACTTACTGGGTGAAAGTTGTGAACAAGCAGATAATTCAGGTCTGTTTCCTTGCAATTGTAAACTAGCCGCCTTAAGTAGAACCTTTTCGTGAATGATTACTGACTTACAAAATAAAGGACAGAGGCACCTGAATAACTGCAATAATAGTTTACTTGTCAACTCATTTAAGTGAACAATTTGTCAAGCTATTTCAGTGTAATACAGGTGCTCATTACCGGCTCAAGCGTTTGGGATGATGGCACTCTGTCCAGTAGGCAATAATGGACCCTAACTGAGCTTTCCAGTCAGCGTAGGAGGACTTCTTTTCAAATAATCCCTGAATGGTTAATTCATAGGCTTCTTCCACCAGTTGTTCTTCGACGGGATGGGTCATAAACACGAACGGAATACATTTTTTGCGCAGCCCCAGGTCCTGATCTATTTGTTGCCGAAGTTCCAGACCGCTCATCCCCGGCATACTAATTTCGGAAATAATCAAAAAGGGAATCTCCGGTGTCGTCTTCAGGTAGTCCAGGGCAGTTTGGCCATTGGAAAAAACGATGACAGGATGCGGAAGGGCCAATTCCGATAAGGCCTGTTTAAACATATCATGATCATCGTCATCGGCGTCAATAAAGATGATGGGGTGCTCGTTCATGGTTACCTAAGATACGTAGTAAGGGTAAAATGAAAGCTCGGTTCCATACCGAGCTTTCCAAGTTTTTCTGTTTTTTTCTAACGTTGAGTGAAACGATATCGATCTATGGTAGAGCTGCTCTAAGGGCAGCGAACAACTGAAGATAAAAACCCGTCCAACTTGTAGATATCTCAAATCATGCCAACTAAATGACAGAAATTCAACCAGTTGATAATCATTGACTTAACCAACAATATATGCACCCGTATTGATAAAAAGTGGTGATTTTCTTACCCAAATTTGTAGTTATAAACTCCCAACTTAGGCTTAGTTTATGACCCAGTTGTTCCATTGCCTCCCTTACCATGCTGGTCACCTTAACCTGAAATCAGTGGTTTGCTCACAGTGTGGACACATAGGTAGCCGTCTATCAATCAATTTGATCAAGCCACAACTACTACTGGCGTATTGTTCCTCCTGACTTAGCCAAATTAATTTGGGGAGTAGCGTTTACATAGAATGGCCCTGCCTGGGGTAATCTAGTTGGCCAAAAAGACACTACGTCCCTGATCGGGTTGACCGTTGAGGAGACAATCAGGTAGTGACTCCGTCTTGATAGCTTTAAGCTAGAGCAGAGCTTTTCTTGTCAGTTTGCGTACACAAAATCGACCACCGTTGTCCCTGATCGTTTACGAATGGGATACCCATCAGCCCGGTAATCGTAACTGTATTCAATCTCACTTAGTAGTTTACCGGCTTGATCTCGCTTCGTTTCCTTGATCACATTATTGGGAGAGGTAAAAGCAGGCAGGCCACCAAGTAAATAAAATGGGTTTGGCTTGTCATCATATTCATACTCCGTCGTATAGGCCTTTTCCAATGTGCTTCTTATTAGCCGTACATTATGATAGCTATCCCGGACTGCCCGGCTATAGCCCTTCACCTGGGTCGAAGAGTTCTGCTCTTTAAGTGCACCTGACCAGATTAAATATCCACTCTGGTCAAAACGGAGCAGGTAGGCAAACGTACCATCAAAATAACGATCAATTCGCCCCCCCTGGTTGGAGAAAAAAGTAGTCTGACGTGTGAGCCATAGCGGTGTTCCTGGATAAGACCCCCAATAAAATGAGACTTGCTGTAAGCCCTGTTTATCATATTGATAGACCTGCCGAGTACTGGCAATGTCAGTACCGGTATAATTAGCGTACCCTTCCACTAAACGCCCAAGCGAATCATAACGATAGGTAAGACCGTCTGCCTTAAGTAGACGAGGTCTTGTGGGTAGAGCTACTGGCGAGTAAGGGAGCTGCCGATCTATAGCTGAATCGTCGAACGTAGGGAGATCAAGTAGCCAGTTATCTTCAAGCTTTTTAGTTAAAGCAGCCTGTTCCTGCTCTTGCGTGGTTTGTGGATTAACCAGTTGAATGGCCGACTCCTTGGAATGGCAGGCTAAAACCAGGCAACTGATTGTTATAAGTTTAAGAAAAGTCCGCATGATTAGAATAGGCTACAATTCTTTATTCAATTTATGAAATTATCTATTAGCTAGAAGCGATATCAGAATTTTTCAAGTAATAGCATCCGTATCTTACTGACATAATGTTTTTCAGGTATAAGTCCCCCTGTAGAATGGCTGCTTCGCTGATACCATTTTTTAATTTAGGCTTACATAATGCCAGTTGTAGACCATAGCGTAGCAAAATACAAAGCGGCCTATCTACATAAACAGTTCCGTTTTGTATGTTACCATGATAGCTTGTCTTACTTCATTTTACCCACGTATAGCGATAGGTTCAACCCAACAAAAGATCGCTTGGCGTTCAGATTGCCAAAAGCCGTTAGACCAATTCCCACATCTTTTGTCGAAGTAATAAACCGAATCTCTGCGGGCAGACCTACGGTCGAGTATCGAACTGATTCGTACAAATGTTCGCCATAAAGGATTGGGTCACCGATTGCCGAGAGATATTTACCCCGGTTTATGCCCCAAACGTTGCTTATACCCGTTGAGAAGCGGAATTTACCCGTTTTAAGGCCATACATTAGCGCGATTTCTTGCGCCATAATGCCGGGAGCATTATTAGAAAACAGTTCCCGATTATCCGTATACCGGGTAATCAGTATAGTAGGCCTATTAATAAATTCGTACCCTAAGGCTATCATGCCACTATAGTACTGGCTTTTTCCTAAACCCACCCCGAGCCAGTAGTTGTTTTGGTTAGCCTTCTGTGAGTAACCAATTGTCGTTGTTAAGAAAAGGAGGGCCAAAGCCCAAAAGAAAGCGAAAGTTTTTGTCATAACGTGTTACCAAATGAATGCACCTGTAAAACTACAGATATAAGAAAAGAAATGATAAACCGTGAATGCAGGAGAGCGACTCCAATTTATTCGACTAATATTGTTAAAATACCAACTAGATATAATTTGTCAACTTACTGATATTGAAGTATTTTGAGACTCATTCTATAACTACGATTATGTTATGTGAATGAATTAATAATTGGCTTGATCTCTTCAAATTCTTCACTACTGAAACAATACTATTTTTTGATCAGATCGATCTGGTCAACCCCCCGGTTTAAACCATGCCAGGTCATGCTTCCAGAAGCCGTTTCCAAGGCAAAAGTTTCTAATAGTATGCCAATCTGTTCTAGAAAATAGGCTTCCCTTTCCGTAGTACCTGAATATCCAATTGGAAAGTTGTAATCAAGCAAGAAGTAAGCTTTGGGACCCTTTCTATTTAGGGAGCCAGCTAGCAAATCGAAACGTATCGGATAGGTCTTAGTACTATACTGAATAATACCCTCATATCGGTCACGGATAGGGTTATTTTGTATGGAAGCCCTTGCCAGCGTTAATGTAGCAAAATTGATTAGGGTAGTATCTTTTTTAATCTTAAGCCCAATTTGCTGGGGGCTATTTTGGTATTTGATCTGAAGCTGTTTCATTGCCCATGTACCTGTGAGCTGAGGCACTAGTTCCTTCATGAGCTGAATGCTAGCTTGTTCGTTATCAATTACAGGTTTCACCGATTTATCGGGTGAACATTGGATAAAAATAGAAAGAGTTACGAGAGTTAATAAGGGAGAGTTTTTCATATTCATTCCGTTGAAAAAGGTGCTATATAAGTGCGTATATGTTACCTAAAGTCTACAACGAACAAAATATAACCGAAGTGCGATTTCGCTCTTCGGGAAGTAAAGCAGGAAACGGCTCCCATTAAATGGGTTTAGCAAACAAAGCCGTTTCAGATGCCCCATCGAAGTAGCTCGGCAAAAACAGCCATTGGCCCAACGGCGTCTGATTACTACAGATTAAATTGGCTCCCTTCGGTAGCTGATAGCTTCATGCTCTAAGGACTTTCTAATAACTGCTTAAGCCCATTCTAAGCAGGTCCGGCGTACTTTGGTTTAGATCAGGTTAACCTGACTGACCAGTGTAGGCAGATAAATCGCCTTACAGAATTGCTCGGTAGCAGCATTTGTTTATCGCATCAACGTATGAAAAATCAACCCGATATAAAAAAACGAACGCTTGGCGTTACCTTTTCCACTGACCACCAGGCAGACGTCACGCTATGGAATCCGCTTGCCAAAAAGGTAGAACTCTCCATCAGAGGCCGATCTATATCCATCCCGTTAGTGAACGATCGTTCAGGATACTGGCATCTGGAAACCGATCAGCTTAAACCCGGTGACCTATACACCTTCACACTCGACGATGAGAAGATATGCGCTGATCCGGCATCGCTGGTCCAACCGCAGGGTGCGTATGGCCCTTCTCAGGCAGTAGATACAAACAAATTCTACTGGGAAGATTCCTGTTGGGTCAACCCGCCCCTGGATGAATACGTTATCTATGAACTCGATATGAGTACATTTAGCCCTGAAGGAACTTTTGACGCCGTTGTTAAAAAGCTGGGAGAACTGAAAAGTCTGGGCATCAATGCGTTACTTATAAAGTCCGTTTCATCCTTTCCAGGGTCGCCTAACGAGCTGTTTATCTATGCCGTACAAGCCAGTTACGGTAGTCCTTATCAATTACAACGGCTAATCAATGCCTGTCACTTTGAAGGAATGGCCGTTATTCTGGATGTAAACTATGCGAAGATCGGCAGACAGAATGACCAGCTAAAGGCTTTCCGCTCCGGCAAACAAAAGGCGGAACGAAATGGGTCAAACGGGACCAATGATGAGCATGGAGAAGCCGGGCGTCGATACCTTATCGAAAACGCGCTGATGTGGTTCCGGGATTTCCATATCGATGCACTCCGGCTAGAGGCAATTTATGCCCTACCCGATGCTGAAGAAATTTTAACGGATATCCGGACATATACGAATCAGTTAACAGCCCTGACCGGCAATCACCACTGCCTATTGGTCGAGCACGAACCGCAGAACGAGTCGGTTACCGAAAAAACGGCTACCCCAAATGCTGAGCGGGAAGGCCCATTCGAACCGGTATCAACTACCGAGCGATACGACAGTTACTGTTCTGATTACCAGCCTAGTAAACTGTCCATTAAAACGTATCGAGAGGATTATTTATACGACGATCACTTCTCGTCCGTATTGCGTGAGTTATTTGGACGACAGGCCGAACCCGACGAATCGCGGGGGCTTCTAAGGAGTTTCTAAGTATTGCTTAAGTCCCTTCTAAGTCGCTGGTACGTCCTTTGTTAACTACACTGGGCGTTCAGTAGCGCATCAACTCTATGAAGACTTCTAAAGCCTCATTTAAACGATTATTGATTGTTTCTTACCGGCTTCCGTTCACTATTCAGCAAACTAATAATGGTTCCGAACTCCAACAGAATTCAGGCGGGCTGGTTTCGGCAGTGCTGTCGATGGCGGAGCAGATGGGCCAGAATCAGGGGAGTTTACCCACAAAAATTCACTGGGTTGGGCATGGTGATCAGTCACTTCAACAACTCGACTCATCCGCCCTGGAAAATGATACATTTGTGGCCCATCCGGTTTTTATGGATGAGGCTGTTCATAAAGGGTTTTACGAAGGATTTAGCAATGATTTAATCTGGCCTTTATTTCACTACTTTCCGTCCTACGCATCGTTTAAAGAGCACGATTTCGACTGTTACAAGCAGGCCAATACCCGTTTTCTGGAGGAACTAACGGCTTTAATCGAACCTGGCGATTTAGTCTGGATTCACGATTTCCAGTTGATGCTGCTGCCCGATATGCTGCGCCAGGTCATGCCTGAGGCAACGATTGGCTACTTCTTTCATATTCCTTTCCCAACCTATGAGATCATAAAACTATTGCCCCGCACCTGGCGGCAAAGCCTCATCAATGGAATTCTAGGAGCCGATGTCGTAGGGTTTCACACGACCGATTACGTGCAGCATTTTATGCAGAGCGTTTCAGAGGTTCTGGATCTGCCGATTATTAATCAACGTATAATCCTGCCCGACCGGGCGGTGATTGTCAACGCCTTCCCGATTAGCATCGATTTTAATAAGTTCAACTCAAGTGGACAAGAGGCTGACGTTTTTGCCACCCAGCAATATTTCATGAATTTGCTACGGCACAACAAGATCATTTTTTCGGTTGATCGGCTCGATTACACCAAAGGAATTACCTCTCGATTGCTAGGGTATGAACGTTTTCTGATTCAGCATCCTGACTGGCATGATAAAGTAACCTTTGTGATGACGGTAGTGCCATCACGCGATAAAATCGCTCAATATCAGGAGTTAAAACGGGAGATCGAAGAAACCGTTGGCCGTATCAATGGCCTGTTTGGTACCATTGGCTGGCGGCCTATCGTGTATTCGTACCGATCGCTAACCTTTACCGAGCTAATGGCCTTGTATACGGCCTGCAATATTGCCCTCATTACACCTGTTCGCGATGGGATGAACTTGGTTTGCAAGGAGTTTGTGGCAAGCCGCCATGATCTCAAGGGCGTGCTGATTTTGAGTGAGTTAGCCGGAGCCGCTCAGGAGTTACGGGATGCCATCATTATTAATCCTACCGACACACAGGAAGTAGCTGATGCCATTGATCAGGCATTAGTCATGCCATTGGCCGAACAGGAACGACGCTTGCAGCACATGCGAAAGCATCTACAAAACCATAATGTTTTCCGATGGAGTCACGATTTTCTTTCCGCATTCAACGATATGATTATCAACCAGCCCAGTTTAGAAACCGACCTGCCGATTCAACCATTTATCAGCGCGTTTAGTGACGCCCATAAACGGCTGCTTTTAGTTGACTTCGACGGCACACTAGCCCCCCTAGTCAATGACCCGGCCGATGCCCGACCCTCTGAAACATTACAGACTATATTACGGAATCTGGCCGAGAGTAGCGATGTTGTGGTTATCAGTGGCCGAAACCGATCGTTTCTGGAGAAGACGTTTATGGGTATTCCCGTTTTCCTGGTCGCCGAGCATGGAGCTTTCCTGAAAAAACCGGAACAGCCCTGGCAGCAACTTGATCTATCGGCCGATGATTGGGTCGACCCGGTGCGCTCAACGATGAATTATTATGTTGATCGTTTTCCAGGTTCATTTATTGAAGGAAAAGAAACGGCCATTGCCTGGCACTATCGGAAAGTGGAAACTGATGATGTTGAAGGACAGGCTATTGACCTGGCGACCCAGTTACGGCGCGTTTCTTCCTCTATTCCACTCACGGTTATTCAGGGCAATAAAGTGGTGGAAGTAAAACCCGCCCAACACAGTAAGGGAACTGTAGCACTCGCTATTGCCGAACAAAAACCCTATGACTTTATTATTAGTATCGGCGACGATACGACCGATGAAGATATGTTCCGGCAGCTTCCGAACTGGGCGTACACCATGAAAGTGGGGTCAGGGATGTCATTTGCCCGGTATCGGCTGGCTCGTCAGCAGGACGTAGAAACGCTGCTGCAACGCATGAATGATGAATTGATCGAGGTCTGATTCTTCGGCTTATCGTTTCGTGACCACCTCATCTTTTAACACATTTTCTGGGCCTTCGCCCCGTTTTTCTTTTTCCTTTAAACGGCGGAGTAAGTGTTCGTAATGCGGGGGCAATTTGTCGGTATCAGAGACTTTAACGCCAAACCTGGCGCTGGTAAAATAACTGAGTACACCGAGTATACTAATTATGATTGCGATAATAAGAAACGTCATCATGCTCGTTCGGTTTTAGTAGAGCGCGAGAAATCGCTTATTCATGAGGGTTGACCCAACCCGATCAGTGAGAACGTAGGCGCACGGGTCAACCTCATGAATAAGCGCCTATGCACGCTTAATTCCCGAAAAGTATAGTTGAGTGATAAGGAGGAACTTAACGAAACCTTAGAATTTGATTAGAGCCCAAAACAATAGGCTCGCTAAGCGCTTAATTACCTGTGTACCCAGTTTACTCATCACCATAAGACGGGCAACTGGTTGCCGAACAAACTACCCGTTGCACCACCAACTATGAAACTCCTAATCGTTGAAGACGAACCCAAAACGTTGCAGGCAATCCAGCAGGGGCTGGAAGAAAGCCAGTTTGAGGTCGATATTGCCTACGATGGGCTCATTGCCAAACGACTGGCTCTGAAAAATAACTATGCCGCCATTATTACCGACCTGATCCTGCCGGGTTTGAATGGCTATGAACTCTGTCGGCAACTACGGGCCGAAGGGTTAACTACACCCATTCTGATGCTGACCGCCCTTGGCGAAACCGAGGATAAAATTTCGGGCTTCGATGCCGGTGCTGACCAATACCTGACCAAACCGTTTCAATTTTCTGAACTGCTGGCGCGCGTACGATCACTGACAAAGCGCGGCACGCAGGTCTCGCTAACGGCTCAAACCTTACGCTACGGCGGCATTGAGATGAATCTGGATGCCAAAACCGTTACCCGCGACGAACAACCGATTGAACTGACAGCCCGCGAGTTTGCGCTCCTGGAGTTTCTCATGCGCAACCAGGGACGGGTTCTGTCGAAACCATCCATTGCCGAACACGTCTGGGATTTGAATTTCGATACAGGCACCAACGTCGTAGAAGTGTACATCAATTACCTGCGCAAAAAGATCGACCGCGATTTCCCCAAAAAGCTGATTCACACCCACTTCGGCATGGGGTATATGTTTAAAGAAGAATAAAAAAGAGGAGGAAAGGGAAGAGAGGGAGGAAGGAGAAAAGGAGGAAATTACCGAACCCTTCCTCCCTCTCCTCCTTCCTCCCTTTCCTCCCTCCTTTCCATGACCATTCGCAAACGGCTAACGTTACGCTTCACGAGCCTGGTATCCAGTATTATCCTGCTGGCGTTTGTGAGTATCTATGCCTTTTGCTGGTTTTTCATTTCATCCGACTTTTACCGACGGCTCGACCGGAAAGCCAATACCACGGGCGATATGCTCATTCGGCATCGCCTGGATGCGCAACTGATTCGGCAATTGGGGCGAATCCGGAAAGATCAGTTACCCAATCAGAATATCATGGTGTTCGATAGC
Coding sequences:
- a CDS encoding GMC oxidoreductase, whose amino-acid sequence is MNLNVKAQATNTFDAIVVGSGVSGGWAAKELTQKGLRVLMLERGRDLQHVTGYTTALKDPWEFAHRGRNLLPTDKQEPDFRVRPYNEQNGDFSFDDRNAPYKEIHPFAWYRPDILGGKSIMWGRQSYRFSEMDFESNARDGFGTDWPIRYKDLAPWYSYVERFAGISGNKEGLSQLPDGEFLPPMELNCVEQHVRERLKTKMNRVLTIGRTANLSKANPVHTSVGRAPCQYRNKCAQGCPYGGYFSTLSATLPAARQTNRLTVRPDSIVSEVLYDEKSQRALGVRVIDARTHQTTEYYARIIFLNASAMATNFILLNSVSSRFPNGFGNDSGTLGKYIMDHHFQAGANAQADGLGFDDKYYYGRRANGIYIPRYRNIGTDKREYLRGFGYQGGASRSGWQRLIAEAAGGASNFGADLKEQATQPGPWNMGIMGFAECLPYEDNQVTLNRDRLDKWGLPTLNFDVRFRENEHLMQKDMMNDAAEMLEAAGLKNISTYNNHSIPGGAVHETGGARMGRDPKTSMLNANNQLWAAKNVFVTDGASFASVACQNPSLTFMALTARAADFAVSELKRKNL
- a CDS encoding alkaline phosphatase family protein, whose translation is MAYSPEQIPVLNGLAKNYAISDDWFSSMPSGTTVNRALVMSSWGFFFHMVVSTSPVIVTDGSDCGPLALADRYPHRLNP
- a CDS encoding DUF808 domain-containing protein — its product is MPSGLFALLDDISALVKASAASLDDVPAQVAKTTGKVSGIVIDDTAVTPKYVVGLDPSRELAIIYQIAKKSLINKLLILSPAALLLGYFAPWAITPILMVGGAYLCYEGYEKVHSLFSHHEKDTERELVEKITPEELEKERVGSAVRTDIILSAEIMAIAYSQVTDQAILNQIIVMLAVAVFITVAVYGFVGLLVKADDMGLHLAGNKYPPATQKIGRGIVKFMPHFLSWLGYVGTAAMLWVGAEIIAHGIPFTAHVLHDLEQGLSPMPVVAWFAKALACGAAGLVIGFIIEKLVVVVKKIFFSAKK
- a CDS encoding response regulator; this translates as MNEHPIIFIDADDDDHDMFKQALSELALPHPVIVFSNGQTALDYLKTTPEIPFLIISEISMPGMSGLELRQQIDQDLGLRKKCIPFVFMTHPVEEQLVEEAYELTIQGLFEKKSSYADWKAQLGSIIAYWTECHHPKRLSR
- a CDS encoding alpha-amylase family glycosyl hydrolase; the protein is MKNQPDIKKRTLGVTFSTDHQADVTLWNPLAKKVELSIRGRSISIPLVNDRSGYWHLETDQLKPGDLYTFTLDDEKICADPASLVQPQGAYGPSQAVDTNKFYWEDSCWVNPPLDEYVIYELDMSTFSPEGTFDAVVKKLGELKSLGINALLIKSVSSFPGSPNELFIYAVQASYGSPYQLQRLINACHFEGMAVILDVNYAKIGRQNDQLKAFRSGKQKAERNGSNGTNDEHGEAGRRYLIENALMWFRDFHIDALRLEAIYALPDAEEILTDIRTYTNQLTALTGNHHCLLVEHEPQNESVTEKTATPNAEREGPFEPVSTTERYDSYCSDYQPSKLSIKTYREDYLYDDHFSSVLRELFGRQAEPDESRGLLRSF
- a CDS encoding bifunctional alpha,alpha-trehalose-phosphate synthase (UDP-forming)/trehalose-phosphatase, which produces MKTSKASFKRLLIVSYRLPFTIQQTNNGSELQQNSGGLVSAVLSMAEQMGQNQGSLPTKIHWVGHGDQSLQQLDSSALENDTFVAHPVFMDEAVHKGFYEGFSNDLIWPLFHYFPSYASFKEHDFDCYKQANTRFLEELTALIEPGDLVWIHDFQLMLLPDMLRQVMPEATIGYFFHIPFPTYEIIKLLPRTWRQSLINGILGADVVGFHTTDYVQHFMQSVSEVLDLPIINQRIILPDRAVIVNAFPISIDFNKFNSSGQEADVFATQQYFMNLLRHNKIIFSVDRLDYTKGITSRLLGYERFLIQHPDWHDKVTFVMTVVPSRDKIAQYQELKREIEETVGRINGLFGTIGWRPIVYSYRSLTFTELMALYTACNIALITPVRDGMNLVCKEFVASRHDLKGVLILSELAGAAQELRDAIIINPTDTQEVADAIDQALVMPLAEQERRLQHMRKHLQNHNVFRWSHDFLSAFNDMIINQPSLETDLPIQPFISAFSDAHKRLLLVDFDGTLAPLVNDPADARPSETLQTILRNLAESSDVVVISGRNRSFLEKTFMGIPVFLVAEHGAFLKKPEQPWQQLDLSADDWVDPVRSTMNYYVDRFPGSFIEGKETAIAWHYRKVETDDVEGQAIDLATQLRRVSSSIPLTVIQGNKVVEVKPAQHSKGTVALAIAEQKPYDFIISIGDDTTDEDMFRQLPNWAYTMKVGSGMSFARYRLARQQDVETLLQRMNDELIEV
- a CDS encoding response regulator transcription factor — protein: MKLLIVEDEPKTLQAIQQGLEESQFEVDIAYDGLIAKRLALKNNYAAIITDLILPGLNGYELCRQLRAEGLTTPILMLTALGETEDKISGFDAGADQYLTKPFQFSELLARVRSLTKRGTQVSLTAQTLRYGGIEMNLDAKTVTRDEQPIELTAREFALLEFLMRNQGRVLSKPSIAEHVWDLNFDTGTNVVEVYINYLRKKIDRDFPKKLIHTHFGMGYMFKEE